A window from Branchiostoma lanceolatum isolate klBraLanc5 chromosome 9, klBraLanc5.hap2, whole genome shotgun sequence encodes these proteins:
- the LOC136441888 gene encoding uncharacterized protein, translating to MISPESCLQRRKHGTRTAATDTGEDLLKTLILSAASMKAATIGVLCACALVTLLHLQEVSGRRGRGGGLRFRSSSVRRSTGGSGSTFRARIVPPLLLASSRRRRQSSSLSDQQCQRCTATYIYQDPSTSTFMTGTSTSPGAQEVSICRDGTAACNNGACSINYLWSNNTITDFPDGVGGADPAAGNISVQVESVLICGTLRHAPTLQVTILALVVATVMRVVGGT from the exons ATGATTTCCCCTGAGTCGTGCTTACAGAGGCGTAAACACGGAACAAGAACTGCAGCTACAG ACACTGGGGAAGATCTTCTGAAGACGCTGATCCTGTCTGCTGCAAGCATGAAGGCCGCCACAATAGGAGTCCTCTGCGCATGCGCGCTCGTCACCTTGCTGCACCTGCAGGAGGTGTCCGGACGGAGGGGCCGTGGGGGAGGGCTCCGGTTCCGGAGTTCGAGTGTCCGGAGATCTACCGGTGGATCTGGCAGCACTTTCCGTGCCAGGATCGTCCCACCTCTGCTGCT TGCGTCGAGCCGGCGGCGGCGCCAGAGCAGCAGCCTGAGTGATCAGCAGTGCCAGCGCTGCACCGCGACGTACATCTACCAGGACCCCTCCACATCCACCTTCATG ACCGGGACCTCCACTTCTCCCGGGGCACAGGAGGTCAGTATCTGCCGCGACGGGACAGCCGCCTGCAACAACGGCGCATGCTCCATCAACTACCTGTGGTCCAACAACACTATTACTGACTTTCCGGACGG AGTAGGGGGAGCGGACCCTGCTGCGGGCAACATATCAGTTCAGGTGGAGTCTGTTCTCATCTGCGGCACCTTGCGACATGCTCCGACACTGCAGGTCACCATACTGGCTCTTGTCGTGGCCACGGTCATGCGCGTGGTCGGAGGAACCTGA
- the LOC136441889 gene encoding uncharacterized protein, with the protein MRLVTVGLLVTCVFMILIHWHGASGFTGRRRGTSSSSRRRAPVPVSSRRRAPVLVPSTSRRRTSIVSSGRRRSSLSSRVVRTGVRLVGSRLLSSGRRRRSRRSSNSGLFDQQCQQCTPGYVAFDSLTNKYRLQYGSISEDAQLMRICRSGSAACNRGRCSVNYLYRNGTITDFPNIVGDPYVGRISSTLESVLICGTLRHAASLQVTLLALAAGAVAMWMIRRD; encoded by the exons ATGAGGCTTGTGACGGTCGGCCTGCTTGTGACGTGTGTGTTCATGATCTTGATACACTGGCACGGGGCGTCAGGCTTCACCGGGCGCCGCAGAGGGACCAGCAGCAGCAGCCGACGCCGGGCGCCCGTACCGGTCAGCAGCCGACGCCGGGCACCCGTTCTGGTGCCCAGTACCAGTCGGCGCAGGACAAGCATAGTGTCCAGTGGCCGCAGAAGGTCATCGCTATCCAGCAGGGTGGTGCGGACTGGTGTGCGGCTTGTCGGATCTCGGTTATT GAGTAGCGGGCGGCGTCGGCGGTCCCGGCGGTCCAGCAACAGCGGCCTGTTCGACCAGCAGTGTCAGCAGTGCACGCCAGGATATGTCGCCTTCGATTCTCTCACTAATAAATACAGACTACAG TACGGCTCCATATCCGAGGACGCACAGCTGATGAGGATCTGCCGCAGTGGCAGCGCGGCGTGTAACAGGGGAAGGTGTTCAGTCAACTACCTGTACAGGAACGGCACCATCACGGACTTCCCTAA CATTGTCGGGGACCCTTACGTCGGACGTATTTCAAGTACACTGGAGTCCGTGCTCATCTGCGGCACCTTGCGACATGCTGCGTCCCTGCAGGTCACACTGCTGGCCCTTGCTGCTGGAGCTGTGGCGATGTGGATGATCCGCCGTGACTGA
- the LOC136442216 gene encoding uncharacterized protein translates to MRTFPAIVMAAMTCLCFHGNVSGRFAGRRRSTTRRTTGTGSIDSGSSSRCSEGTCHMRTILDNTVLDTSKVNMTALVNTTRVVICTGVTCALPSSAGCDTQHLFNNTLYNSPGDIPTVPPTNGTATVTSQKAHVCSSNPWKPTAGVPRTRSSIAKIGWAIAGGVVGLVILGACVFVLCSKKKK, encoded by the exons ATGAGGACGTTTCCCGCCATTGTGATGGCGGCCATGACCTGCCtgtgtttccatggtaacgtGAGTGGCCGGTTCGCCGGGCGCCGCCGGTCAACCACCCGGAGGACAACAGGCACGGGCTCGATAGA TAGCGGGAGCAGTTCCCGTTGTAGCGAGGGGACGTGTCACATGAGGACAATCCTGGACAACACGGTACTGGACACAAGCAAG GTTAACATGACAGCGTTGGTGAACACCACGCGTGTGGTCATCTGTACAGGCGTGACATGCGCACTGCCGTCATCGGCGGGGTGTGACACACAGCACCTGTTCAACAACACCCTCTACAACAGTCCAGGGGATAT ACCGACTGTACCTCCCACTAACGGGACGGCGACTGTTACATCTCAGAAGGCTCATGTCTGCAG TTCTAACCCGTGGAAACCGACGGCTGGTGTACCTAGAACCAGAAGCAGTATTGCGAAGATCGGCTGGGCCATCGCAGGGGGCGTGGTCGGTCTAGTTATTCTCGGCGCCTGCGTTTTTGTCTTATGTTCCAAGAAGAAAAAGTAA
- the LOC136442203 gene encoding uncharacterized protein, with the protein MKLTVAAVLCVLALLYLHGPDQTSGLLGSRRRQVVARRRTTLLTTRRRTATRRYGSTCSQAYTCTRRFMFNNTLYSKNDAFTPVNAIDVNLCRADGTWCTYFKNCRTRYLANGKTLTTNLNDWTATHWGNVTTQPKPESVKVCDSAPGGMSQKGTAMTLVVSVTLGLVTGLCFLPR; encoded by the exons ATGAAGCTGACTGTAGCGGCGGTGCTGTGTGTTCTCGCCCTGCTCTACCTGCACGGACCAGACCAGACCTCGGGGCTCCTCGGCAGCCGCCGCCGCCAAGTAGTCGCCAGGCGGAGGACTACATTATT GACAACTCGACGACGCACTGCTACGCGCAGATACGGTAGCACCTGTTCTCAAGCGTACACCTGTACCCGGAGGTTCATGTTCAATAACACCCTCTACAGCAAG AACGACGCCTTCACTCCGGTAAACGCCATTGATGTTAACCTGTGTCGTGCGGATGGGACCTGGTGCACGTACTTCAAGAACTGCCGCACTAGATACCTCGCAAACGGCAAGACTCTCACAACTAACCTGAACGA CTGGACTGCCACGCATTGGGGAAACGTAACCACGCAACCAAAACCTGAGTCCGTGAAAGTGTGCGACAGCGCTCCAGGCGGAATGTCTCAGAAAGGCACTGCCATGACGCTTGTCGTCAGCGTCACATTGGGCCTGGTGACGGGCCTCTGCTTCTTGCCCCGATAG
- the LOC136441334 gene encoding uncharacterized protein produces the protein MRQTVTAVLLVLAVFCLFSLDQSTAYSSSRRRRRCNIFCSQKYTCSLKYKLNNTVYETNDAFLPVNATKFNLCRDGALCCTYYTGCSSKYLSRDGRTIMDNLDPWTATHVGDRTIQPRPESIFVCNRAPCGMIQKGTITTIATSIILVLATTLCLLHS, from the exons ATGAGGCAGACAGTGACCGCGGTGCTGTTGGTTCTGGCAGTGTTCTGTCTGTTCAGTCTGGACCAGTCCACCGCTTATAGCAGCAGCAG GCGCAGACGCCGTTGCAATATATTTTGTAGTCAGAAGTACACGTGTAGCCTGAAGTACAAGTTGAACAACACAGTCTACGAGACG AATGACGCGTTTCTGCCTGTGAACGCCACCAAGTTCAACCTGTGCCGCGATGGTGCGCTCTGCTGTACGTACTACACGGGCTGCAGCTCAAAGTACCTCAGTCGGGACGGCAGGACTATCATGGACAACCTGGACCc CTGGACTGCAACTCATGTGGGCGACAGAACCATACAACCCAGACCCGagtcaatttttgtgtgcaacCGCGCCCCTTGCGGAATGATCCAGAAAGGCACCATCACGACAATTGCCACCAGCATCATCCTGGTCCTGGCCACAACATTGTGCCTCCTGCACTCATAG
- the LOC136441332 gene encoding probable ATP-dependent RNA helicase ddx17, which translates to MTMNVAMKAALLLTLLVLLSLHEGESARRRGGFSLGRRRSASSSYPKQKQWSSWSSSSSNSGSSYPKQNQWSSWGNTGGSSWGNSGGSSWGNSGSSWNNRGSSGSSWDSSSSTRSRKRWGSSQVATAAIAGVAGLYGGYVLTSMAHNSFGPRYDYNYGYNNYRPYYQNDNCRAGQCEVRFTVNDTVIPPPTDPTAVNVTIPANAELVFLCRNGGTCDRSHVCYNNVYLYNNKLYRDYPRVTAAGTSTSTSTNSQVTAGPSRTTDQVTGPSRTTARNNITAVNVTAVPPVTGNVAKRQAPSPPPEMVQICRATGTAAGTAAFAFLVTMAFFVAIMAP; encoded by the exons ATGACGATGAACGTGGCCATGAAGGCAGCCCTGCTGCTGACGCTCCTGGTCCTCCTCAGTCTCCACGAGGGGGAGTCGGCGAGAAGGAGGGGCGGCTTCAGCCTGGGCCGTCGGCGGTCTGCCTCTAGCAGCTACCCGAAGCAGAAGCAATGGTCGAGCTGGAGTTCTTCTTCTAGCAACTCGGGCTCGTCCTACCCGAAACAGAATCAGTGGTCGTCCTGGGGCAACACAGGGGGATCCTCATGGGGCAACTCAGGGGGATCCTCTTGGGGGAATTCTGGATCTTCCTGGAACAACAGGGGGTCCTCTGGCTCGTCCTGGGATAGCTCGTCGTCCACCCGGTCCAGGAAGCGGTGGGGCTCGTCCCAGGTGGCCACCGCCGCCATAGCCGGGGTCGCCGGGCTGTACGGGGGCTATGTGCTAAC ATCGATGGCGCACAACTCTTTCGGGCCTCGTTACGACTACAACTACGGTTACAACAACTACCGGCCGTACTACCAGAACGACAACTGTAGAGCCGGCCAGTGTGAAGTCAGGTTCACTGTCAACGACACCGTCATACCCCCGCCTACG GACCCGACAGCAGTCAACGTGACCATCCCCGCGAACGCCGAGCTTGTGTTTCTGTGCCGTAATGGCGGAACTTGTGACAGGAGTCACGTCTGTTACAACAACGTCTACCTGTACAACAACAAACTCTACCGAGACTATCCAAG AGTAACTGCTGCGGGTACCAGTACCAGTACGTCCACCAACAGCCAGGTGACGGCCGGGCCGTCCCGTACCACCGACCAGGTTACCGGGCCGTCCCGTACCACCGCCCGGAACAACATCACGGCGGTGAACGTGACGGCAGTCCCGCCCGTAACCGGTAACGTCGCTAAGAGGCAGGCACCGTCCCCGCCCCCAGAGATGGTCCAGATCTGCCGGGCCACTGGGACCGCTGCTGGGACCGCCGCTTTCGCTTTTCTTGTCACGATGGCCTTCTTCGTTGCAATCATGGCGCCCTGA